The following coding sequences lie in one Pontibacter sp. G13 genomic window:
- a CDS encoding adenylate/guanylate cyclase domain-containing protein encodes MNIRVSCLFVLNLLFAFHTAFGITPEEVKERLKSMGDNDRKVNFMIESSRKLFTTHPTESLQLAGNAIKLAERIQSKEGLILANSHAGMMWMNRAKYPSAIKYLEKAIADDKKHFNKRKGSKVRISENYFRIGISYEKQNLNHKAKTAYEESLKYAREADNVELIARSHNAIGEVEIKLESYQNAYNSFERALSNARNANKKELTLKIEKNLGACLALLQNFHERQAYQSDIAVISDEIQRVRDSLEIQQEETQVLITEKQLLELERLKSQAEIQKQEEEQRSLELGIKNRDMELRNQAEKEQKFLLLAGGVGLILFMFLSWSISSGISRKKQKKKVEGLLHNILPVQIADELQKNEKVAPKLHEEVTILFTDFKGFTRIAAKWDPERLVATLNEVFEAFDTISEKYGLEKIKTIGDAYMAVCGLPSADPNHAINVIAAAMEMQEYMYQWIGRAKRRGEDVWELRVGIHSGSVIAGVIGKKKFAYDIWGDDVNVAARLESAGAPGKINVSIDTFELTKQYCEFSRKRTVEVKNRGEIEMYYVKDVTATYNPKKKTWSPKASEIEAV; translated from the coding sequence ATGAATATTCGCGTCTCCTGTCTATTTGTCCTCAACCTGCTCTTTGCTTTTCATACTGCCTTTGGTATCACCCCCGAAGAGGTCAAAGAGCGCCTCAAATCTATGGGCGACAACGATCGGAAGGTCAATTTCATGATCGAAAGCTCCCGCAAGCTATTTACCACACACCCTACAGAATCTCTCCAGCTTGCCGGAAACGCCATCAAGCTTGCAGAACGCATTCAATCTAAAGAGGGGTTGATCCTCGCCAATTCCCACGCAGGGATGATGTGGATGAATCGTGCCAAATACCCTTCCGCCATCAAATACTTGGAAAAAGCAATCGCGGACGACAAAAAGCATTTCAATAAGAGAAAAGGCTCTAAAGTCCGAATCTCCGAGAATTATTTCCGGATCGGGATTTCCTACGAAAAACAAAATTTGAACCACAAGGCCAAAACCGCCTATGAGGAGTCATTGAAGTATGCCCGTGAAGCGGATAATGTGGAATTGATCGCTCGCTCCCACAATGCCATCGGGGAGGTGGAAATCAAATTGGAGTCCTATCAGAACGCATATAATTCCTTTGAACGAGCCCTCTCAAACGCTCGGAACGCCAACAAAAAGGAACTAACCCTCAAAATCGAGAAGAATCTAGGCGCTTGTCTGGCGCTTCTTCAAAATTTTCACGAACGTCAGGCATACCAATCCGACATCGCCGTAATCAGCGATGAAATCCAACGCGTGCGAGATAGCTTGGAGATCCAGCAAGAGGAAACACAAGTTCTCATTACGGAAAAACAACTCTTGGAACTAGAGCGTCTCAAATCTCAGGCTGAGATCCAAAAACAAGAAGAAGAGCAGCGATCACTTGAACTCGGCATCAAAAACCGAGACATGGAATTGCGCAACCAAGCTGAGAAAGAACAAAAATTCCTGTTGCTAGCAGGTGGAGTAGGATTGATCTTGTTCATGTTTTTGAGCTGGTCTATCAGCTCAGGCATTTCTCGTAAAAAGCAGAAAAAGAAGGTAGAAGGGCTGCTCCACAATATTCTCCCGGTGCAGATTGCCGACGAACTCCAAAAGAACGAAAAGGTCGCTCCGAAACTTCATGAAGAGGTCACGATTCTCTTCACCGATTTCAAGGGGTTTACCCGAATTGCGGCCAAATGGGATCCTGAACGTCTCGTTGCCACCCTGAACGAAGTATTCGAAGCATTTGACACCATTTCTGAAAAGTATGGACTTGAAAAGATCAAGACCATCGGGGATGCCTACATGGCTGTGTGTGGTTTGCCAAGTGCAGATCCCAACCATGCGATCAACGTAATCGCCGCTGCCATGGAAATGCAGGAGTACATGTACCAATGGATCGGTCGTGCCAAAAGACGCGGGGAGGATGTCTGGGAACTTCGGGTAGGCATCCACTCAGGATCTGTAATTGCAGGGGTGATCGGCAAGAAGAAATTTGCCTATGACATCTGGGGAGACGACGTGAATGTAGCTGCCCGCCTAGAATCTGCTGGTGCGCCTGGCAAGATCAATGTTTCGATTGATACCTTCGAACTCACCAAGCAATACTGCGAGTTCTCCCGAAAGCGTACCGTAGAGGTGAAAAACCGTGGGGAAATCGAGATGTACTACGTCAAAGATGTAACCGCAACCTACAATCCCAAGAAAAAGACCTGGTCGCCTAAAGCCTCTGAAATCGAGGCCGTATGA
- a CDS encoding divalent metal cation transporter yields MKGRYLISILFWSVISAAFIGPGTVTTAAKSGASFGTSLLWALGFSTIACIFLQEAAARLNLATGAGLGAAIRKELGHPIWAYLTFLTIFSGGIAFQAGNMLGAVAGIELLLPNSQLISVLLIGGIAFGMLWSGTPSNIAKWLGAIVGIMGVVFLLVVFSLPLAFSEVIRGAFIPSIPSGSESLVLGLIGTTIVPYNLFLGSELRNQSPLSVMRIGLATAVLIGGLISGAILLVGTQISGDFSFAALAEVLSQSLGPWARWFFALGLLIAGFTSSVTAPLATALTARSLFQVEGKEDWESTSGKFKLIWGIVLIVGLGFGMSNVKPIPLIIIAQTLNGLLLPFITSLLVILVNHPTLMPDQMRNGLWSNFILLAINGVMCFLSLFKVWGILAPESWVDAPSSQIGFVLLAVLIQAGLAWRIHQSKKRLAE; encoded by the coding sequence ATGAAAGGCCGATACCTGATTTCTATCCTGTTTTGGTCGGTGATCTCGGCAGCCTTCATTGGGCCCGGTACCGTAACCACTGCGGCAAAGTCTGGAGCTAGTTTCGGGACCTCGCTGCTTTGGGCTTTGGGATTCTCCACCATCGCCTGCATCTTTCTGCAGGAGGCAGCTGCGCGGCTCAATCTCGCCACTGGAGCAGGACTCGGAGCAGCCATTCGGAAGGAATTAGGGCATCCCATCTGGGCATATCTGACGTTTCTAACCATCTTTTCGGGCGGAATTGCCTTTCAAGCAGGCAACATGCTCGGCGCCGTTGCGGGGATTGAACTTCTCCTTCCAAACTCCCAACTCATCAGTGTTCTACTCATCGGAGGGATCGCCTTTGGTATGCTTTGGAGTGGCACTCCCAGCAATATTGCCAAGTGGCTGGGAGCAATTGTAGGAATCATGGGGGTGGTATTCCTCTTGGTGGTATTCAGTCTTCCGTTGGCTTTTTCCGAAGTGATCAGGGGCGCGTTCATTCCCTCGATACCATCAGGCTCTGAATCGTTGGTCCTTGGATTGATAGGAACGACCATCGTACCGTACAATCTTTTTCTTGGGTCAGAGCTCCGCAATCAATCCCCGCTCTCAGTCATGCGAATTGGATTGGCAACCGCGGTGTTGATTGGAGGACTCATTTCCGGCGCCATTCTCTTGGTGGGAACCCAGATTTCAGGAGATTTTAGCTTTGCCGCATTGGCCGAGGTTTTGAGTCAATCTCTTGGACCTTGGGCGAGATGGTTCTTTGCCTTGGGGCTATTGATCGCAGGCTTTACCTCTAGCGTTACCGCTCCATTGGCCACAGCACTGACTGCTAGAAGCCTTTTTCAGGTAGAAGGGAAAGAAGATTGGGAAAGTACCTCTGGCAAATTCAAGCTCATCTGGGGCATCGTACTGATCGTGGGACTAGGATTTGGGATGAGTAATGTCAAGCCGATTCCCCTCATCATCATTGCCCAGACCCTCAATGGACTTTTGCTCCCTTTCATCACTTCCCTGCTTGTCATCCTAGTCAATCACCCTACCTTAATGCCGGACCAGATGAGAAATGGCCTCTGGTCGAATTTCATTCTATTGGCCATCAATGGAGTTATGTGTTTCCTGAGTCTCTTCAAAGTATGGGGAATTCTCGCGCCTGAATCTTGGGTGGATGCTCCTTCTTCCCAAATCGGTTTTGTACTATTGGCGGTCCTCATTCAGGCAGGCTTGGCATGGCGCATACACCAATCAAAAAAGCGATTGGCCGAATGA
- the gcvH gene encoding glycine cleavage system protein GcvH: MVFPEELLYTKDHEWVRIEGDTATVGITAFAQNELGDIVYVEIETLDQSVERNGIFGTVEAVKTVSDLFMPIAGTIVEVNEALADEPELVNTDPYGAGWMIKLKLEEDANAADLLAAADYKKQVGADA, encoded by the coding sequence ATGGTCTTTCCTGAAGAACTCCTCTATACCAAGGATCACGAATGGGTCCGCATCGAGGGAGATACCGCAACTGTTGGCATCACCGCTTTCGCACAGAACGAGTTGGGTGATATTGTATATGTAGAGATTGAGACGTTGGATCAATCCGTAGAACGCAATGGAATCTTCGGAACTGTAGAAGCAGTGAAAACTGTGTCTGATTTGTTCATGCCGATTGCGGGTACCATTGTTGAGGTAAATGAAGCATTGGCTGATGAGCCTGAGCTCGTCAATACCGATCCTTACGGTGCTGGCTGGATGATCAAATTGAAGTTGGAGGAAGATGCGAATGCTGCTGATCTGCTCGCCGCTGCCGACTACAAGAAGCAAGTTGGTGCGGACGCTTAA
- a CDS encoding glycosyltransferase — protein MHIGVLSDPDSFHTQKWVTALQQAGAKVTVFSFSQSRIPGIACVHIPPSYAINGKWTYASFLYSGDLLRHELTRHGVDIIQAINVTPYGVWGARSGFRPLINMAMGADILEYPPTLEESVIPMSRFWSSADTEANLGILSKGIHQLKWRIFRGRVQEALNASDLIMGDNIRLLTAMKDWFSVPAHKLSLNRWGVDESLFEANATELRHLKERFGVRPWQKLVLSARGLKPVYQADIILDAFEMLIKRGVRDLKFVMLASNYEIPPSIEKKAQFLESHFPNFTMIRELLPRHTVCQLWRITDAFINIPAYDGFSNALCEGRYAGAIPIVNDIPAHREVIKHNHNGWIVDPLTPHHLADGILNVMEQGDALKAKFGKANREWTLKHAHLHTNIEAFLHEAEQVLRRYRKNHSPKSKSYHHSR, from the coding sequence ATGCACATCGGAGTACTCTCTGACCCCGATAGTTTTCATACCCAAAAATGGGTGACGGCCCTCCAACAAGCTGGGGCCAAAGTCACGGTGTTCAGTTTTTCCCAATCGCGTATTCCAGGTATCGCATGTGTCCACATTCCTCCCTCCTATGCGATCAACGGCAAATGGACTTACGCCTCATTTTTATATTCAGGTGATCTGCTCAGACATGAACTTACGAGGCATGGAGTAGATATCATTCAGGCCATCAATGTCACCCCCTATGGGGTCTGGGGGGCAAGAAGTGGCTTCCGTCCGCTCATCAATATGGCGATGGGGGCCGATATTCTTGAGTATCCACCTACCCTAGAAGAGTCGGTTATACCGATGTCTCGGTTTTGGAGCAGCGCAGATACCGAGGCCAATCTGGGCATTTTGAGTAAAGGGATTCACCAATTGAAATGGCGGATTTTCAGAGGGAGGGTTCAGGAAGCCCTCAATGCCTCCGATTTGATCATGGGGGATAATATTCGCCTATTGACTGCAATGAAGGATTGGTTTAGCGTTCCTGCTCACAAATTAAGCCTTAATCGGTGGGGGGTAGATGAATCGCTTTTTGAAGCCAATGCGACAGAACTTCGCCATCTGAAGGAACGATTCGGAGTCAGGCCTTGGCAAAAACTCGTTCTGAGTGCTAGGGGGCTCAAGCCTGTCTATCAGGCCGATATTATCTTGGATGCCTTTGAGATGTTGATTAAGCGTGGAGTTCGCGACCTGAAGTTTGTCATGCTGGCCTCCAATTATGAGATTCCCCCAAGCATCGAGAAAAAGGCGCAATTTCTAGAATCTCATTTCCCTAATTTTACGATGATCCGTGAGTTGTTGCCGCGACATACGGTTTGCCAGTTGTGGCGCATAACGGATGCTTTCATCAATATTCCCGCCTACGATGGCTTTTCCAATGCTTTGTGCGAAGGGCGATATGCTGGAGCGATACCGATTGTCAATGATATCCCCGCACATCGGGAGGTGATCAAGCACAACCACAACGGGTGGATTGTCGATCCTTTGACTCCCCATCATCTAGCTGACGGGATCTTGAATGTCATGGAGCAGGGAGATGCCTTGAAGGCCAAATTTGGGAAAGCCAACCGGGAATGGACCCTGAAACACGCGCATTTGCATACCAATATCGAAGCCTTCTTGCATGAGGCAGAGCAAGTGCTCAGACGCTATCGCAAAAATCATTCTCCCAAATCAAAATCTTACCACCACAGCCGATAA
- a CDS encoding cytochrome c, with protein sequence MKGLVIAALTAGLAGTSLWSAAQSEPHPAGLEIYQEYCMACHMANGQGVTGVYPPLAGADYLLDKPEQAARAIKYGLNGPITVNGQIYNTSMANPGLDDEEVVAVMNYILQSWGNESDFVATQDWVSQIKP encoded by the coding sequence ATGAAAGGATTGGTAATTGCAGCCCTCACGGCTGGTTTGGCAGGTACGAGCCTTTGGTCTGCCGCACAATCTGAGCCACACCCGGCCGGATTGGAAATTTATCAAGAGTACTGCATGGCCTGCCACATGGCCAACGGGCAAGGGGTAACGGGGGTATACCCACCATTGGCAGGAGCGGACTATCTGTTGGACAAGCCCGAACAGGCAGCGCGAGCAATCAAATATGGCTTGAATGGTCCTATCACAGTAAATGGTCAAATCTACAACACAAGTATGGCCAACCCGGGACTCGATGATGAAGAGGTTGTAGCGGTGATGAATTATATCCTGCAATCTTGGGGAAATGAATCTGATTTCGTCGCTACTCAAGACTGGGTTTCTCAGATAAAACCATAG
- a CDS encoding PQQ-dependent sugar dehydrogenase: MLHTFIACILFGAFLWAPSLHAQNPQPKTAEVSISVDTLVSDLICPWGMAFLPNGDLLFSERGGTLRVIKEGKLDPTPISGVPKVKAKGQGGFFDLALHPDFEENGWIYLTYAAPMEKGETGEGANTALMRARLENHALVDQEVLFKASPNYRKSHHYGGRIAFDHQGYLYLTIGDRGGRPEAQSLDKYRGKIIKLTDEGQIPSDNPFVNQPQALPEIYSYGHRNPQGLAVHPETGALWEHEHGPQGGDEINVVQAGANYGWPEITYGINYDNSIITKDTAKTGMEQPILYWRPSIAPCGMDFVASNRYGPWKGDLLVGSLKFRRLHRVILSGDNVVGEEQLLENIGRVRCVKQAPDGYIYLAIEGPGMIVKLIPESK, translated from the coding sequence ATGCTCCATACATTCATTGCGTGTATTCTTTTCGGCGCATTCCTTTGGGCACCTTCCCTCCATGCCCAGAATCCCCAACCGAAAACTGCTGAAGTATCGATATCCGTGGACACCTTGGTTTCAGACTTGATCTGTCCGTGGGGTATGGCATTTCTTCCCAATGGAGATCTGTTGTTCAGTGAAAGAGGGGGAACGTTGCGTGTAATCAAAGAGGGAAAACTTGATCCTACTCCAATTTCTGGAGTCCCCAAAGTCAAAGCTAAGGGACAAGGAGGATTCTTTGATTTAGCGCTCCATCCTGATTTCGAAGAAAATGGCTGGATTTACTTGACCTATGCAGCCCCGATGGAGAAAGGAGAAACCGGAGAAGGAGCCAATACCGCATTAATGCGGGCCCGACTGGAAAATCATGCTTTGGTGGATCAAGAAGTTCTTTTCAAGGCGAGTCCCAATTATCGAAAATCTCATCACTACGGAGGGAGAATCGCCTTTGATCATCAAGGCTATTTGTATTTGACGATCGGCGATCGAGGCGGAAGGCCCGAAGCACAATCATTGGATAAATACCGCGGGAAAATCATCAAACTCACTGATGAGGGCCAGATCCCATCTGACAATCCCTTCGTAAATCAACCCCAAGCACTTCCTGAAATCTATTCCTATGGTCATCGCAATCCTCAAGGATTGGCAGTACATCCTGAGACTGGAGCTTTGTGGGAGCATGAACATGGTCCTCAAGGGGGAGATGAGATCAATGTGGTCCAAGCAGGAGCGAACTATGGATGGCCAGAGATCACCTATGGAATCAATTACGACAATTCCATCATTACCAAGGATACTGCGAAAACAGGAATGGAGCAGCCCATTTTGTATTGGCGTCCATCCATTGCACCTTGCGGCATGGATTTCGTAGCATCAAACAGGTACGGTCCATGGAAAGGAGATTTGCTCGTAGGGTCGCTCAAGTTTAGGCGGCTTCACAGGGTGATTCTATCTGGAGACAATGTGGTTGGAGAGGAGCAGTTGCTTGAAAACATCGGTCGGGTAAGATGCGTCAAGCAAGCTCCAGATGGCTACATTTACTTGGCAATTGAGGGGCCGGGAATGATTGTGAAGTTGATTCCTGAATCCAAATAA
- a CDS encoding MIP/aquaporin family protein, whose translation MNSSYLRHWLGECLGTFVLVLFGCSAVAGAVTLNAFSSLLEVALIWGFAVALAIFLSRNLSDAHLNPAVTLAMILAGRLPVSLAIPYLMGQILGAMLAGFCVFSIFEPSIDAFEVANGITRGAPESFQSAVMFGEFYPNPGFSAQLDLESISIWRAMALEGFGTFVLILAIFQLTERRDQQDNIVPIMIGLVVTLIITCIAPFTQAGLNPARDLGPRLIASWMGWGKAAFPQDPGGWWWVYVAGPLLGGVFAWLSVFGIRKIQPAPTEVA comes from the coding sequence ATGAATTCATCCTACCTACGGCACTGGTTGGGAGAATGCCTCGGCACCTTTGTATTGGTGCTTTTTGGCTGTAGTGCTGTGGCAGGCGCAGTGACCTTGAATGCATTTTCCAGTTTGTTGGAAGTTGCATTGATCTGGGGATTTGCTGTCGCTTTAGCCATTTTCCTATCTCGGAATTTGAGTGATGCACATCTCAATCCAGCTGTCACCTTGGCCATGATTTTGGCAGGAAGACTTCCTGTTTCGCTGGCTATTCCCTATTTGATGGGTCAAATATTGGGCGCCATGCTCGCAGGCTTTTGCGTCTTTAGCATTTTTGAGCCGTCCATAGATGCTTTCGAAGTGGCCAATGGAATCACACGTGGAGCACCTGAATCCTTTCAGTCTGCGGTGATGTTTGGAGAGTTCTATCCAAATCCAGGATTTTCGGCTCAGTTGGATTTGGAATCTATTTCGATTTGGCGAGCAATGGCCCTAGAAGGTTTTGGAACCTTTGTGTTGATATTGGCCATCTTTCAATTGACTGAAAGGCGAGATCAACAAGACAATATCGTGCCGATCATGATCGGTTTGGTGGTGACATTGATCATCACCTGCATCGCACCATTTACCCAAGCGGGACTGAACCCCGCTCGTGATTTGGGCCCTAGATTGATTGCTTCATGGATGGGTTGGGGGAAAGCTGCTTTTCCTCAAGATCCGGGCGGATGGTGGTGGGTGTATGTGGCTGGTCCCTTGCTGGGAGGTGTCTTTGCTTGGCTAAGCGTTTTCGGCATTCGTAAAATCCAGCCTGCCCCCACAGAAGTTGCATAA
- a CDS encoding SWIM zinc finger family protein — protein sequence MNISLQWLSQHTRPEIMRRGESLLKTSYPRIHISDALIKAEVQGTRAYEVKIKEEGGAPEATCTCPYDQGGFCKHIVAVVLLVLKSDQTEFSTQTSRGLSSEMEMAMKPNFFQELFLETDHTIQNRFLEMLFRKQPALRMQFVRFLEDPSIPESSEEIDRVKNEIHQACSGLTLDITDINPGYDFGYRNPISWPDRELTRRYLMPIFSGHSLRIDQFLNAGQIVEAMEILLGIYEGIQDVGEPEYPVESIFPNFESELLKMVEPMFLDAAHLIRSEHQRVSVIDAAIDTFFNRMLDQRQVSIEGGQGAAYDFAYWEAILKSLSLTPKSATHLHAWLQKSGIDQELSTFWLIHHLGVVLENDELWTVPAKRFMTEQPMIAKALLKYELAHDNKSNALEVAKKTVQLFPVELEEEVVRGFDPSDDPTFYEEVLIAYMLRTEDLEFLPQLPSKMNEQVVERLSEKINRMISAKFYVEVLLSANRMEALKDFVGQADESHWKQILPLVAPHFPTDTLAWVSWYVQRELGFARGRKKYVELISWMVFAANNGGLVQEMKALADHLRTSNPALKALHDELSKAGF from the coding sequence ATGAATATTTCCCTTCAATGGCTTTCCCAGCATACGCGACCTGAAATCATGAGGCGTGGTGAATCTCTGTTGAAGACTTCCTATCCCCGTATTCATATCTCTGATGCCCTTATCAAGGCCGAAGTTCAGGGAACAAGAGCTTACGAAGTCAAAATCAAAGAGGAGGGAGGAGCTCCAGAAGCGACTTGTACCTGTCCATATGATCAAGGAGGTTTCTGCAAGCACATTGTCGCTGTAGTGCTATTGGTACTGAAATCTGATCAGACTGAATTTTCAACACAAACCTCCAGAGGCCTAAGCTCTGAAATGGAAATGGCGATGAAACCAAACTTCTTTCAAGAACTATTTCTAGAGACAGATCACACCATCCAGAATCGCTTTCTGGAGATGCTTTTTCGGAAGCAGCCAGCTTTGAGGATGCAGTTTGTACGTTTTCTGGAAGATCCATCCATTCCGGAATCTTCCGAAGAAATTGATCGGGTCAAAAACGAAATTCACCAAGCGTGTTCAGGTCTCACCTTGGATATTACCGATATCAATCCCGGATATGATTTTGGCTATCGAAATCCAATCAGCTGGCCAGATAGAGAATTGACTCGCAGGTATCTTATGCCGATTTTTTCAGGACATTCGCTGCGGATCGATCAATTCCTGAATGCGGGGCAAATTGTCGAGGCGATGGAAATCCTGTTGGGGATTTATGAAGGAATTCAAGATGTGGGAGAACCGGAGTACCCAGTAGAGTCTATTTTCCCCAACTTCGAATCTGAACTTTTGAAAATGGTAGAACCCATGTTTCTGGATGCTGCCCACCTGATTCGTAGCGAACATCAGAGAGTATCAGTGATAGATGCGGCGATCGATACCTTCTTTAACAGAATGTTGGATCAGAGGCAGGTATCTATTGAAGGTGGACAAGGGGCAGCTTATGATTTTGCCTACTGGGAAGCTATCCTGAAGTCTTTGAGCTTAACCCCCAAATCTGCTACTCATCTCCACGCATGGCTCCAAAAAAGTGGAATTGATCAAGAATTGTCCACCTTTTGGTTAATCCATCATTTGGGTGTGGTGCTGGAAAATGATGAGCTGTGGACGGTTCCTGCTAAGCGATTTATGACGGAGCAGCCAATGATTGCCAAAGCTTTGCTGAAATACGAGCTAGCCCATGATAACAAATCCAATGCATTAGAGGTGGCAAAAAAAACCGTCCAATTATTTCCTGTGGAGTTGGAAGAGGAAGTTGTCAGAGGGTTTGACCCTAGTGACGATCCAACATTTTATGAGGAGGTATTAATCGCCTACATGCTTCGAACGGAGGATTTGGAATTTCTTCCACAATTGCCCTCCAAAATGAATGAGCAAGTGGTGGAGCGCCTGAGTGAAAAAATTAATCGGATGATCTCAGCCAAATTCTATGTGGAGGTTCTATTGAGCGCAAATCGGATGGAAGCACTGAAGGATTTCGTGGGGCAAGCTGATGAATCCCATTGGAAACAAATACTCCCATTGGTCGCGCCACATTTTCCTACTGATACCTTGGCTTGGGTATCTTGGTATGTTCAACGTGAATTGGGATTTGCACGCGGTCGCAAAAAGTATGTTGAATTGATTTCTTGGATGGTTTTTGCTGCGAATAATGGAGGATTAGTGCAGGAAATGAAAGCCTTGGCTGATCATCTTCGAACTTCGAACCCCGCCCTTAAAGCCCTCCATGATGAATTGTCCAAGGCAGGATTTTAG
- a CDS encoding response regulator transcription factor, which yields MNPIPIRVMMVDDHQVILDGLVFMFEGEPDIQIVGTFPSASKFLEAIRSKDLELDILLMDVEMPEIDGISATRLLKDLRPDIHVMILSQHHTRKLLAKAIEAGADGYVPKEKGKQEILRGIRALHEGETYFSGGIPANPLVEWKPASLTEKELSIVHLIVKEKTTREIAAELNIAPTTVNQHRSSIMAKIGAKSVVGIVNYAHDAGLIDEQAE from the coding sequence ATGAACCCAATACCCATTCGCGTCATGATGGTTGACGACCATCAAGTGATCTTGGACGGTCTTGTCTTTATGTTTGAAGGAGAACCAGACATTCAGATCGTGGGCACCTTTCCATCAGCATCAAAATTTCTGGAGGCTATCCGTTCCAAAGATCTAGAATTAGACATCTTGTTGATGGATGTCGAAATGCCAGAAATCGATGGAATTTCTGCTACCCGTCTTCTCAAAGATTTACGACCGGATATCCATGTGATGATTCTCAGCCAACATCACACACGAAAACTGTTGGCTAAGGCCATTGAAGCTGGTGCAGATGGCTATGTCCCCAAGGAAAAAGGGAAGCAGGAAATCCTGCGAGGAATTCGCGCCTTACATGAGGGAGAAACATATTTTTCGGGAGGCATCCCGGCCAATCCCCTTGTGGAGTGGAAACCGGCATCATTGACAGAAAAAGAACTGAGCATCGTCCATCTCATCGTCAAGGAGAAAACCACACGCGAAATTGCTGCCGAGCTGAATATTGCACCTACTACTGTCAATCAGCACCGAAGCAGTATCATGGCTAAAATAGGAGCGAAAAGCGTCGTGGGGATTGTCAATTATGCACACGATGCTGGACTCATTGACGAGCAAGCTGAATGA